One genomic window of Deltaproteobacteria bacterium includes the following:
- a CDS encoding PKD domain-containing protein produces the protein MNKWFRYLQAALFVLIVLLAQQEPVFAQYQGIWKDIESNQSHNFFVQQYDTGSTLVLHTTDAVTVHAYQGTMQGPVFEAGSIYAADSKQIRIVFSSEESAGVVMADVNRPASEDIRLTIFRAFPAVRTVRSGIWRDASGTLALYVQEYEAGSSIAVSAINGTVFRAFLGAVSGLQFKAVGLANAAEECSIDFLGEEQAETAVSLVGETPSPQLENSFYNVLKVFRPPALDVDFNAAVCSGETPLEVPFTASTQAPFATWWWDFGDGSTSTEQNPIHVYTAAGAYTVSMLAAVDQGLEVLTLRKDYIRVSKPETVIISGRVSDIDGMEGVQLTLSGVDPVLTDSFGDYTATLPAGWSGTITPQRTGYSFDPPFRPFDDLRENRLNQDFRAIPMTPPTADFTVSGSPTGPAPFTVHFLDRSTGEPLTWSWNFGDTVDSTASQSSLQNPSHVYTTGGIFTVSLVVANEWGQDTQVRAGYIIATAAPTLLSPNHGATVEPPFSLQWSAVSGAASYTVQVCENASFTGAGIDQYSSNGTGLAVMDRPAGIGYWRARANYPGGYTGSWSSVGTFIVPESPPPPPPPPEVGTVVLVSPGSGATIADTFDLMWNAAAGASSYRVQMAPDASFQNPWVDQDTVTTYLNVENAPEGTYYWRVRANVSGGDPGEWSTVRSLTVKVDDPPEPPQGEPVTLVSPENNGTLCGDQTLVWSAVSGAISYHIQVAGDVAFNSLWVDRDRTSTSLSMLVSGGPFYWRVRANYAGGVPGPWSEERYFYGPGGSAGRECP, from the coding sequence GTATTCGCTCAATATCAGGGAATCTGGAAGGATATAGAATCGAATCAAAGCCACAACTTCTTTGTTCAACAGTATGATACAGGATCGACCCTGGTACTCCATACCACGGACGCCGTCACCGTGCATGCCTACCAGGGGACCATGCAGGGACCCGTGTTCGAAGCCGGTAGTATATACGCGGCGGATTCCAAACAGATCCGTATCGTCTTTTCATCCGAAGAAAGCGCCGGCGTAGTGATGGCGGACGTGAACAGGCCGGCTTCCGAGGATATCCGGCTGACCATATTCAGAGCGTTCCCCGCTGTTCGAACGGTGCGGTCGGGGATCTGGAGAGACGCAAGCGGGACCCTGGCGTTATATGTTCAGGAGTACGAAGCCGGTTCGAGCATCGCCGTGTCCGCCATCAACGGAACGGTGTTCCGTGCCTTTCTTGGCGCGGTTTCCGGCCTGCAATTCAAGGCGGTGGGCCTGGCGAACGCCGCCGAGGAATGCTCCATCGATTTTCTCGGCGAGGAACAGGCCGAAACAGCCGTGTCGCTCGTCGGTGAAACGCCGTCGCCCCAACTCGAAAACAGCTTCTACAACGTCTTGAAAGTCTTTCGTCCCCCGGCCCTGGACGTGGATTTCAACGCCGCCGTATGTTCCGGTGAAACGCCCCTCGAGGTCCCGTTCACGGCTTCCACGCAAGCCCCGTTTGCAACGTGGTGGTGGGATTTCGGCGACGGCTCGACCAGCACGGAACAGAACCCCATCCACGTGTATACGGCGGCGGGCGCGTATACGGTGAGCATGCTCGCCGCCGTGGACCAGGGTCTCGAAGTACTGACCTTGCGGAAGGATTACATTCGCGTATCCAAACCCGAAACCGTCATCATTTCCGGCCGGGTGTCCGACATTGACGGAATGGAAGGCGTTCAGTTAACCCTTTCCGGCGTGGACCCCGTCCTCACCGACTCTTTCGGCGACTACACCGCAACCCTTCCCGCGGGTTGGAGCGGAACGATTACACCCCAACGGACGGGGTACTCCTTCGATCCCCCTTTCAGGCCGTTTGACGATCTGAGAGAAAACCGTTTGAATCAGGATTTTCGCGCAATTCCGATGACCCCTCCCACGGCGGACTTCACGGTTTCGGGCTCTCCAACAGGCCCGGCGCCGTTCACGGTCCATTTTCTTGACCGGTCCACCGGGGAGCCTCTGACCTGGAGTTGGAACTTCGGGGACACGGTAGACTCGACTGCGTCTCAGAGTTCGCTTCAAAACCCATCCCATGTGTACACGACCGGCGGAATCTTCACGGTCTCCCTGGTCGTCGCCAACGAATGGGGACAAGACACCCAGGTCCGCGCCGGGTACATCATCGCCACCGCCGCGCCCACGCTGCTTTCTCCGAACCATGGGGCCACGGTCGAGCCGCCCTTTTCCCTTCAGTGGAGCGCGGTCTCCGGAGCGGCGAGTTATACGGTGCAGGTGTGTGAAAACGCGTCGTTCACCGGCGCCGGCATCGACCAGTACAGCTCGAACGGAACCGGTTTGGCCGTCATGGACCGGCCGGCCGGAATCGGATATTGGAGAGCGAGGGCGAATTACCCTGGCGGGTACACGGGATCCTGGTCGTCCGTAGGGACGTTCATCGTCCCCGAGTCGCCTCCTCCGCCCCCACCCCCTCCGGAAGTGGGAACCGTCGTTCTCGTCTCGCCTGGGAGCGGAGCCACGATAGCGGACACCTTCGACCTGATGTGGAACGCGGCCGCGGGCGCATCGAGCTACCGCGTGCAGATGGCCCCGGATGCCTCGTTTCAAAATCCATGGGTGGATCAGGATACCGTTACGACGTACCTGAATGTGGAAAACGCTCCCGAAGGAACCTACTACTGGCGCGTCCGGGCTAACGTTTCGGGCGGCGATCCGGGCGAGTGGTCCACCGTCCGGTCCTTGACCGTGAAGGTTGACGATCCGCCCGAACCTCCTCAGGGGGAACCCGTCACCCTGGTTTCGCCGGAGAACAACGGAACCCTGTGCGGCGATCAGACTCTCGTCTGGAGCGCCGTATCCGGGGCTATAAGCTATCATATTCAGGTGGCCGGAGATGTGGCGTTCAATTCCCTGTGGGTCGATCGGGACCGCACATCCACGTCTTTGTCCATGCTGGTATCCGGAGGACCCTTCTACTGGCGCGTTCGGGCCAACTATGCGGGCGGCGTCCCGGGACCGTGGTCCGAAGAGCGCTATTTTTACGGGCCGGGCGGCAGCGCGGGCCGGGAATGCCCGTGA
- a CDS encoding PIN domain nuclease: protein MILVDSSVWIDYFNGIPTWQTDLLDHSLSNVPIVIGDLILTEILQGFRSDKDYETAREFLSALPFRQIGGYHVAVQSAKNYRFLRKAGVTVRKTIDVIIATFCIIEGLPLLHDDHDFDPMTSHLSLMTLTSP from the coding sequence GTGATTCTGGTCGACTCGTCCGTATGGATCGATTATTTCAACGGCATCCCCACTTGGCAGACCGACTTGCTCGATCATTCCCTCTCAAATGTTCCCATTGTCATTGGGGATTTGATCCTGACAGAGATCCTTCAGGGTTTCAGATCGGATAAGGATTATGAAACAGCCAGGGAATTCTTGAGTGCTCTTCCGTTTCGCCAAATCGGCGGATACCATGTCGCCGTTCAGAGCGCCAAAAATTATCGATTCCTTCGAAAAGCAGGTGTTACCGTACGCAAGACCATTGATGTCATCATCGCAACATTTTGTATTATAGAAGGATTGCCTTTGCTTCATGATGATCACGATTTCGATCCCATGACATCTCATTTGTCTCTGATGACATTAACTTCACCCTAG
- a CDS encoding type II toxin-antitoxin system VapB family antitoxin has protein sequence MRTNIVIDDELMNEAMSLSRLKTKKAVVETGLKLLIQIKKQERIRSLRGKLKWVGDLDEMRLDQ, from the coding sequence ATGCGAACCAATATCGTTATCGATGATGAATTGATGAACGAGGCCATGAGTCTCAGCCGGCTCAAAACCAAAAAGGCGGTTGTTGAAACCGGACTCAAGCTATTGATTCAGATCAAGAAACAAGAGCGAATCAGAAGTTTGCGTGGAAAGCTGAAATGGGTCGGCGACCTCGACGAAATGAGGTTGGATCAGTGA